In Pseudomonas sp. Leaf58, one DNA window encodes the following:
- a CDS encoding LysR family transcriptional regulator produces MDAFDSRCADELATLLALHEQGSFAAAGRQLERHPTVLSKRLSALEARLGIRLVERSTRQLRFTDAGERLVAKVREASRLLVEAQQEAAEGAATMRGRLRLALPAAMGRRWLSGMLADFVLAYPQVTVEAEYADRFVDLIGEGFDAAIRIGELADNRLVAKKLCDHLRILCASPEYLARHGVPVQPEDLAVHNCLSFSGLRSFPEWRLMSAGQQVSVKVAGSLRSNDNEALLEAARRGVGILAGGDWLMGEDLARGRLVRVLPQWQLDVAAGIYLVRPTARLNTAAVGAFKAWLEARFEAGAPWRHLQAHERC; encoded by the coding sequence ATGGATGCCTTCGACAGCCGCTGCGCCGATGAACTTGCCACCTTGCTGGCCTTGCACGAGCAGGGCTCGTTTGCTGCTGCCGGGCGGCAGTTGGAGCGCCACCCCACCGTGCTGTCCAAGCGCCTGAGCGCATTGGAAGCACGCTTGGGCATACGCTTGGTTGAGCGCAGTACGCGGCAGCTGCGCTTCACCGATGCAGGCGAGCGGCTGGTGGCCAAGGTGCGTGAAGCCAGCCGCCTGCTCGTCGAAGCGCAACAGGAGGCGGCCGAAGGCGCCGCAACAATGCGAGGGCGTTTACGCTTGGCGTTGCCGGCTGCCATGGGCCGGCGCTGGTTGAGCGGGATGCTGGCTGACTTTGTGCTGGCCTACCCACAGGTGACGGTGGAGGCCGAATATGCCGACCGCTTTGTCGACCTGATTGGCGAGGGCTTTGATGCAGCCATCCGTATTGGTGAGTTGGCGGACAATCGCTTGGTGGCTAAAAAGCTGTGTGATCACCTGCGCATCCTATGTGCGTCGCCCGAATACCTGGCCCGGCATGGCGTACCTGTTCAGCCAGAGGATTTGGCAGTTCATAATTGTTTGAGTTTCAGTGGCTTACGTAGCTTTCCTGAATGGCGGCTGATGAGTGCTGGGCAGCAGGTGAGCGTCAAGGTCGCCGGCAGCCTGCGCAGCAACGACAACGAAGCGCTGCTGGAGGCGGCAAGGCGTGGGGTGGGGATTCTGGCCGGGGGTGACTGGCTGATGGGCGAGGACCTGGCCCGCGGGCGCTTGGTGCGCGTGCTGCCACAATGGCAGTTGGACGTGGCGGCGGGCATTTACCTGGTGCGGCCTACCGCGCGCCTTAACACCGCCGCCGTGGGGGCCTTCAAAGCCTGGCTGGAAGCACGCTTCGAGGCCGGCGCCCCTTGGCGCCATTTACAGGCTCATGAACGGTGTTAA
- a CDS encoding DUF998 domain-containing protein codes for MKTLDRLLLASGLLIPAWLLAGVALTAQAYPGYDHLQQAMSQLGAVGSPTHNWSPLVNNFPLAALFALFAWGLARRWRGSKLALLSAALVLLHGIGSLGTGWFPCDQGCAPAQPSTSQQLHNLSGLLMFLSLTLTSAVWAWLGNRIAGSQAFALFSLVCVVLAIVTAALMGQAAQDGQWFGLYQRLNYGVSVIWVASLAWASLRVPAARTLRMAEI; via the coding sequence ATGAAAACCCTTGATCGCCTATTGCTCGCCAGTGGCCTGCTGATCCCTGCTTGGCTGTTGGCAGGCGTAGCGCTCACCGCCCAGGCTTACCCCGGTTACGACCACCTGCAACAGGCCATGAGCCAGCTCGGCGCTGTCGGTTCACCAACCCACAACTGGTCACCGCTGGTCAACAACTTCCCCCTCGCCGCCTTGTTTGCGTTGTTTGCCTGGGGCCTGGCGCGGCGCTGGCGGGGCTCGAAACTGGCGTTGCTAAGTGCGGCCCTGGTGCTGCTGCATGGCATCGGCAGCCTGGGTACCGGCTGGTTCCCCTGCGACCAGGGTTGCGCGCCGGCACAGCCGTCCACGTCACAGCAACTGCACAACCTGTCCGGCCTGTTGATGTTCCTCTCGCTGACCCTGACAAGCGCCGTGTGGGCTTGGCTGGGCAACCGTATTGCCGGCTCGCAGGCCTTCGCCCTGTTCTCCCTCGTCTGCGTAGTACTGGCGATTGTCACCGCCGCATTGATGGGGCAGGCGGCACAAGACGGCCAGTGGTTCGGCCTGTACCAGCGGCTGAACTATGGCGTGTCGGTGATCTGGGTTGCCAGCTTGGCTTGGGCCAGCCTGCGCGTGCCAGCCGCCAGGACGCTGCGCATGGCCGAAATCTGA
- a CDS encoding FadR/GntR family transcriptional regulator has protein sequence MTEQQVQAKTRRKPRSLAQELVTVLTERIRSGQLKRGDKLPTESQIMAEEGVSRTVVREAISRLQAAGQVETRHGIGTFVLDAPATGGFRIDPATVVTLREVLAVLELRIALEIEAAGLAAQRRSDEQLAGMRAALDELNEGAAHASDAVSADFQFHLRIAQASGNHYFADIINHLGTSIIPRTRLNSARLAHDDQAHYMSRLMHEHEAIYEAIARHDSEGAKMAMRMHLSNSRERLRQAHEEAEAQGA, from the coding sequence ATGACAGAGCAGCAGGTACAGGCAAAGACCCGGCGTAAGCCGCGCAGTCTGGCCCAGGAACTGGTCACGGTGCTGACCGAGCGCATTCGCAGCGGCCAACTCAAGCGCGGCGACAAGCTGCCGACCGAATCACAGATCATGGCCGAGGAGGGTGTCAGCCGCACGGTGGTGCGTGAGGCAATCTCGCGGTTGCAGGCCGCCGGGCAGGTCGAGACACGCCACGGCATCGGCACCTTTGTGCTGGACGCGCCGGCCACGGGCGGCTTCCGCATCGACCCGGCGACGGTGGTAACCCTGCGCGAAGTGCTGGCGGTGCTGGAGTTGCGCATTGCCCTGGAGATCGAGGCGGCGGGCCTGGCGGCGCAGCGGCGCAGCGATGAACAACTGGCCGGCATGCGTGCGGCGCTGGATGAACTCAACGAAGGCGCGGCCCACGCCAGCGATGCCGTGTCGGCAGACTTCCAGTTCCATCTGCGCATCGCTCAAGCCAGCGGCAACCACTACTTCGCCGACATCATCAACCACCTGGGCACCAGCATCATCCCGCGTACTCGGCTGAATTCGGCGCGGCTGGCCCATGATGACCAAGCGCATTACATGAGCCGGTTGATGCATGAGCATGAGGCGATCTACGAAGCCATTGCCCGGCATGACAGCGAAGGGGCGAAGATGGCCATGCGCATGCACCTGAGCAATAGCCGTGAGCGCTTGCGCCAGGCGCATGAAGAGGCTGAAGCGCAAGGTGCCTGA